In one Mucilaginibacter sp. PAMB04168 genomic region, the following are encoded:
- the thrC gene encoding threonine synthase: protein MKLYSTNNTSAAVSFKDAVFNSMPQDKGLYMPVDISRLPNSFFEQLPRYTLPQIAFEVARHMLNGAIPEDDLKALIEDAVNFDAPVVQLEENVYVLELFHGPSLAFKDFGARFMSRVMSYFLQQGEKQLDVLVATSGDTGGAVALGFLGVPNTRVTILYPKGKVSDIQELQLTTNGQNIRALQIDGTFDDCQALVKQAFVDDELNSAYRLTSANSINIARLIPQTFYYFNAYAQLLRAGKTEVAFCVPSGNFGNIGAGLLAWKMGLPVKQFIAATNANDTVPAFFKTGVYAPKPSVPTISNAMDVGNPSNWARIADLFKEDAEALKTLMTGYSYTDEQTRESMQQVFDKYEYVVCPHTAIAWRALTEWQQELKNVPGVFLSTAHPCKFPDVFPQEIAARVEVPAQVKELESKAKQAVSLDNSFKSFKSYLLSNK from the coding sequence ATGAAACTCTATAGCACCAATAACACGTCAGCAGCGGTATCATTTAAAGACGCTGTTTTTAACAGCATGCCGCAGGATAAAGGCCTGTATATGCCGGTTGATATTTCACGCCTGCCTAACAGCTTTTTTGAGCAACTACCACGCTATACCTTGCCGCAAATTGCTTTTGAAGTAGCCAGGCATATGCTTAACGGAGCGATTCCTGAGGATGATTTAAAAGCCTTGATTGAGGATGCCGTAAATTTTGATGCACCGGTTGTACAATTAGAAGAGAACGTTTATGTGCTGGAGCTTTTTCATGGCCCGTCATTGGCTTTTAAAGATTTTGGTGCCCGTTTTATGAGCCGGGTAATGAGCTATTTTTTACAACAGGGCGAAAAACAGCTTGATGTGTTGGTAGCTACCTCGGGTGATACAGGCGGAGCAGTTGCCCTTGGTTTTTTAGGGGTGCCAAACACACGGGTAACTATTTTGTACCCCAAAGGCAAGGTGAGCGATATACAAGAACTACAGTTAACTACCAATGGGCAAAATATACGCGCCCTGCAAATCGACGGAACTTTTGATGATTGCCAGGCGCTGGTTAAGCAAGCCTTTGTTGATGATGAGTTGAATAGTGCGTATCGGTTAACATCAGCCAACTCCATTAACATTGCACGGCTTATACCACAAACCTTTTATTATTTCAACGCTTATGCACAACTGTTACGTGCCGGCAAAACAGAGGTGGCGTTTTGTGTGCCCAGCGGCAACTTTGGTAATATAGGCGCCGGCCTGCTAGCCTGGAAAATGGGCTTGCCCGTTAAACAGTTTATAGCCGCCACCAATGCCAACGATACGGTGCCTGCTTTCTTTAAAACTGGCGTTTATGCACCCAAACCATCGGTTCCCACCATCTCTAACGCTATGGATGTGGGTAACCCCAGCAATTGGGCTCGCATTGCCGATTTATTTAAGGAAGATGCCGAGGCACTGAAAACGCTGATGACCGGCTATAGTTATACCGACGAACAAACACGCGAGTCGATGCAGCAAGTATTTGACAAGTACGAGTACGTGGTTTGCCCGCATACAGCTATTGCCTGGCGCGCATTAACCGAGTGGCAGCAAGAACTTAAGAATGTGCCCGGCGTATTCCTTTCTACTGCGCACCCCTGTAAATTTCCGGACGTTTTCCCACAAGAGATTGCGGCCAGGGTTGAGGTGCCGGCACAGGTAAAGGAGCTGGAAAGCAAAGCAAAGCAGGCAGTTAGTTTAGATAATAGTTTCAAATCCTTTAAAAGCTATCTGTTAAGCAATAAATAA
- a CDS encoding HAD family phosphatase, producing the protein MINTIIFDLGAVLIDWNPNHLYNKLIANEEERKHFLTHICSPDWNEEQDAGRSLAEGTAILVQQFPEHEENIRAFYGRWEEMLGGPIAGTVEIFKQLKGSGRYKLYALTNWSAETFEIALQHYDFLNWFDGIVVSGIEKIRKPNPDFYYTLLNRYHVKVEEALFIDDNLRNVKAAEELGIKSLHFQNAAQLEGWFKEQALL; encoded by the coding sequence ATGATTAACACAATAATTTTCGACCTGGGTGCCGTACTTATCGACTGGAACCCTAACCACCTTTACAACAAGCTAATTGCCAACGAGGAAGAGCGGAAACATTTCCTGACCCATATCTGCTCGCCCGACTGGAATGAGGAACAGGATGCCGGCCGTTCATTAGCCGAAGGCACAGCTATATTAGTGCAGCAGTTTCCGGAGCATGAGGAGAATATACGTGCATTTTACGGCCGTTGGGAAGAAATGCTGGGTGGACCTATAGCAGGCACGGTGGAAATATTTAAACAGTTGAAAGGCAGCGGCAGGTACAAGCTGTATGCACTAACTAACTGGTCGGCCGAAACATTTGAGATCGCCTTGCAGCATTACGATTTTCTGAACTGGTTTGACGGAATAGTGGTATCGGGCATTGAAAAGATCCGCAAGCCTAACCCCGATTTTTACTACACACTGCTTAACCGCTACCATGTAAAAGTTGAAGAAGCGTTATTTATAGACGACAACCTGCGCAATGTAAAAGCCGCTGAAGAGTTAGGTATTAAAAGCCTGCATTTTCAGAATGCTGCACAGCTGGAAGGTTGGTTTAAAGAGCAGGCATTACTTTAA
- the metF gene encoding methylenetetrahydrofolate reductase [NAD(P)H], with the protein MKITEHIQNANGKTLFSFELLPPIKGQSMDGIYKAIDPLMEFKPPFIDVTSSREDLFYKETPDGNIQKATYRKRPGTVAVCAAIKHKYGVDTVPHLICGGFTKEETEYALIDLQFLGIDNVLVLRGDARKTDPGFIPTPGGHCYATDLLEQVTNMNNGIYLHEYQDTSYKTDFCIGVAAYPEKHFESPNLKTDFKYLKKKIEGGADFIVTQMFFDVNKYKEFVKLCRENGINVPIIPGLKPITTAKQLINLPKIFHIDIPEDLSDAVHACKNDKDVKEVGIEWMINQCKELVEFGVPVLHFYTMGNPEPTKRIAREIF; encoded by the coding sequence ATGAAAATAACGGAGCACATCCAAAACGCCAACGGCAAAACACTTTTTTCTTTCGAGCTTCTACCGCCTATTAAAGGGCAAAGTATGGATGGTATATATAAAGCAATAGATCCGCTAATGGAGTTTAAGCCTCCGTTTATTGATGTTACCTCATCACGCGAAGATTTGTTTTATAAGGAAACGCCCGATGGTAATATACAAAAAGCTACCTACCGCAAACGCCCGGGTACTGTAGCCGTGTGTGCGGCCATTAAGCACAAATATGGGGTTGATACTGTTCCACACCTTATTTGCGGTGGTTTTACCAAAGAAGAAACTGAATATGCATTGATCGACCTGCAATTTTTAGGCATCGATAATGTACTGGTACTACGCGGCGACGCCCGCAAAACCGATCCAGGGTTTATACCTACTCCTGGTGGCCACTGTTATGCTACCGATTTATTGGAACAAGTAACCAATATGAACAACGGTATATACTTGCACGAGTACCAGGACACCTCTTACAAAACAGATTTTTGCATAGGAGTAGCAGCATACCCTGAAAAGCACTTTGAATCGCCCAACCTAAAAACAGACTTCAAGTACTTGAAAAAGAAGATTGAGGGAGGCGCTGATTTCATAGTGACGCAAATGTTTTTTGATGTGAACAAATACAAGGAGTTTGTTAAGCTATGTCGTGAAAATGGCATCAATGTGCCTATTATACCCGGTTTAAAACCCATAACTACAGCCAAGCAATTAATTAACCTGCCCAAAATATTCCATATCGATATTCCTGAAGATTTGAGCGATGCCGTACATGCCTGCAAGAATGACAAAGATGTGAAAGAAGTAGGCATAGAGTGGATGATTAACCAATGTAAGGAACTGGTTGAATTTGGTGTACCGGTATTGCATTTTTACACCATGGGCAACCCTGAACCCACCAAGCGCATTGCCAGAGAGATTTTTTAA